One Beggiatoa leptomitoformis DNA segment encodes these proteins:
- a CDS encoding glycogen/starch/alpha-glucan phosphorylase produces the protein MSKPDTQAFIDAIRQHLSYSLGVQPAQASLHDLFMAVGLATRNLMLDKLFLTEQRYAEQNAKRLCYLSMEFLVGRSLANNLYNLGIYDICRQAVQTLGMDFDELLEVELDAALGNGGLGRLAACFLDSLATLDMPGYGYGINYEYGLFKQDIIDGKQVEKPDHWLIRDTPWLIERRDYACFIPLYGRVVQTRDRAGKMLPTWIDWKVLVGVPHDMPIVGYNGNTVNYLRLYSAMSSDEFDMNLFNSGDYIKAVEQKISSENISKVLYPSDQVRVGKELRLIQEYFFVACAVRDVIRIHREKYQDLNNLADKVAFQLNDTHPALAIAELMRTLTDEYDFSWKKAWEMTVSMCGYTNHTLLPEALEKWSVALLEHVLPRHLQIIYEINHRFLQQVANQYPSDIGRLQRMSIIEEGDDKQVRMANLAIIGSHSINGVAAIHSELVKTNLVPDFYEFFPERFNNKTNGVTPRRWLLNANPQLASLLTETIGEQWITDLSQLSALEVVSEDSAFQDCFLRIKRANKQRLATLIAEEIRVILNPDALFDIQIKRLHEYKRQLLNAMHIIHQYLSIVEDGVMLPHPKVYIFAGKAAPGYFMAKLIINLINNIADIVNHDPRVKGMLSVIFMRDYKVSLAEKIIPAADLSEQISTAGMEASGTGNMKFSMNGALTIGTLDGANVEIREEVGAENIYIFGLTVADIEKMQRIGTYKSWDYYHHNPLIRRVMDAINSDRFCPRESGLFKPIFDAIMFNDRYYHLADLDAYIQTQAQVLTDFGSKPYWAKKAILNVARMGKFSSDRTIKEYAQAVWGIETAKK, from the coding sequence ATGTCAAAACCTGATACACAAGCTTTTATTGATGCGATTCGTCAGCATTTGAGCTATTCGTTAGGTGTACAACCTGCTCAAGCGTCTTTACACGATTTATTTATGGCAGTGGGCTTGGCAACCCGTAATCTAATGTTAGATAAGTTATTTCTAACAGAACAACGTTATGCCGAACAAAATGCAAAACGCTTGTGTTACTTATCTATGGAATTTCTGGTTGGGCGTTCCTTAGCAAATAATTTATATAACTTAGGTATTTATGATATTTGTCGTCAAGCAGTGCAAACCTTGGGGATGGATTTTGACGAGCTATTAGAAGTAGAGCTTGATGCGGCATTAGGTAACGGTGGTTTAGGACGTTTAGCCGCTTGTTTTTTGGATTCGCTGGCAACGCTGGATATGCCGGGATATGGTTACGGTATTAACTACGAATATGGCTTATTTAAACAAGATATTATAGATGGTAAACAAGTTGAAAAGCCTGACCATTGGTTAATTCGCGATACCCCTTGGTTAATTGAACGACGTGATTACGCTTGTTTTATTCCCCTTTATGGGCGTGTTGTGCAAACCCGTGACCGTGCTGGAAAAATGTTGCCAACATGGATAGATTGGAAAGTACTGGTCGGTGTGCCACATGACATGCCAATTGTTGGTTATAACGGCAATACCGTTAATTATTTACGTTTGTACTCAGCCATGTCCTCTGATGAATTTGATATGAATTTATTTAACTCAGGGGATTATATTAAAGCGGTTGAGCAAAAAATCTCTTCCGAAAACATCTCTAAAGTATTGTATCCCTCAGACCAAGTGCGGGTTGGGAAAGAATTACGCCTTATTCAAGAATACTTTTTTGTTGCCTGCGCCGTTCGGGATGTTATCCGCATTCATCGTGAAAAGTATCAAGATTTAAACAATTTAGCTGATAAAGTAGCCTTTCAACTCAATGACACGCACCCAGCACTTGCCATTGCTGAATTAATGCGGACATTGACGGATGAATATGATTTTAGCTGGAAAAAAGCATGGGAAATGACAGTTAGTATGTGTGGTTATACTAATCATACATTATTGCCTGAAGCCCTAGAAAAATGGTCAGTTGCGTTGTTAGAACATGTTTTACCGCGTCATTTACAAATTATTTACGAAATTAATCATCGTTTTCTCCAACAAGTTGCTAATCAATATCCTAGCGATATTGGACGGTTGCAACGCATGTCTATTATTGAGGAAGGCGATGATAAACAAGTGCGTATGGCAAATTTAGCTATTATTGGGAGTCATTCTATTAACGGTGTAGCGGCGATTCATTCCGAATTGGTCAAAACAAACCTTGTTCCCGATTTTTACGAATTTTTTCCAGAGCGATTTAATAATAAAACCAATGGGGTAACGCCTCGTCGATGGCTCTTAAACGCAAATCCACAACTGGCTTCGCTGTTAACGGAAACCATAGGTGAACAGTGGATAACCGATTTATCACAACTATCTGCTTTAGAAGTCGTTAGCGAAGACAGTGCGTTTCAAGATTGTTTTCTACGCATTAAACGTGCAAATAAACAACGCCTTGCAACGCTGATTGCTGAAGAAATTCGTGTTATTCTCAATCCTGATGCTCTTTTTGATATTCAAATTAAACGCTTACATGAGTATAAACGGCAATTGCTCAATGCCATGCACATTATTCATCAATATCTCTCTATTGTTGAAGATGGTGTGATGTTACCGCATCCCAAAGTGTATATTTTTGCAGGTAAAGCCGCGCCCGGTTATTTCATGGCGAAGCTGATTATTAATTTAATCAATAATATTGCAGATATTGTCAATCATGACCCGCGTGTAAAAGGCATGTTAAGTGTTATTTTTATGCGTGATTATAAAGTTTCACTCGCCGAAAAAATTATTCCTGCTGCGGATTTAAGTGAACAAATTTCTACCGCTGGTATGGAGGCTTCAGGTACGGGAAATATGAAGTTTTCTATGAATGGCGCGCTAACCATTGGCACACTAGACGGGGCGAATGTAGAAATTAGAGAAGAAGTCGGGGCAGAGAATATTTATATTTTTGGATTAACTGTTGCAGATATTGAAAAAATGCAACGAATAGGAACTTATAAATCGTGGGATTATTATCATCATAATCCTTTAATTCGACGGGTGATGGATGCTATTAATTCTGACCGTTTTTGTCCGCGCGAAAGCGGCTTATTCAAGCCAATTTTTGACGCGATTATGTTTAACGACCGCTATTATCACCTTGCGGATTTAGACGCATATATTCAAACCCAAGCGCAAGTTTTAACTGATTTTGGCAGTAAGCCCTATTGGGCAAAAAAAGCTATTTTAAACGTTGCTCGTATGGGTAAATTTTCTAGTGACCGTACCATTAAAGAGTATGCGCAAGCCGTATGGGGTATTGAAACCGCAAAAAAATAA
- a CDS encoding cold-shock protein translates to MQRILYVFAILGVLFMHIVYAEEAISAPTANNATNANPAVVEKKYYGTVKWFDKQSGFGFITPDIGDEEVFVHFSNIVPIEANGRRSLSQGQRVEYVMTMLKDEQHVVRVTPLP, encoded by the coding sequence ATGCAGAGAATACTTTATGTATTTGCCATTTTAGGGGTGCTGTTTATGCATATCGTATATGCTGAAGAGGCTATTTCCGCACCAACAGCAAATAACGCTACTAATGCAAACCCCGCCGTTGTCGAAAAAAAGTATTATGGAACAGTGAAATGGTTTGATAAACAAAGTGGTTTTGGCTTTATTACGCCAGATATTGGGGATGAAGAGGTGTTTGTTCATTTCAGCAACATCGTGCCGATAGAAGCAAATGGTCGTCGGTCTTTATCTCAAGGACAGCGGGTTGAATATGTTATGACGATGTTAAAAGACGAACAACATGTTGTACGTGTTACGCCTTTACCCTAA